The Cyclopterus lumpus isolate fCycLum1 chromosome 6, fCycLum1.pri, whole genome shotgun sequence genome contains a region encoding:
- the has3 gene encoding hyaluronan synthase 3: MPSRCRNALNIVVTTLFAALVLFTILLAYVTGYQFIHTEQHHLSFGLYGAFLSLHLLLQSLFAFLEHRRMRCPSRPQHLRRSVALCIAAYQEDPDYLRKCLRSVRRISFPGLKVVLVVDGNRAEDHYMIDIFQEVMGGADQAGSMVWKGNYHSDGCGGGGVGGGVRSTVHMEEAARVARLVRGCRYSCIMQEWGGKREVMYTAFKALGDSVDYVQVCDSDTVLDPACTIEMLKILEEDPMVGGVGGDVQILNKYDSWISFLSSVRYWMAFNIERACQSYFGCVQCISGPLGMYRNSLLQRFLEPWYHQTFLGSKCSFGDDRHLTNRVLSFGYKTKFTARSQCQTETPTQYLRWLNQQTRWSKSYFREWLYNALWFHKHSLWMTYESVVTGFFPFFLVATVIHLFYRGRLWNILLFLLTVQLVGMVKATYACFLRGSLVMIFMSLYSLLYMSSLLPAKIFALLTINKAGWGTSGRRKIVVNFIGAVPVTVWATVLLGGVGYTIYCETQEPFSETEKALLIAGTILYACYWLILLVLYLAIVAKRCNKREEQYHLPYAEA; this comes from the exons atgCCCTCTCGCTGCAGGAATGCGCTGAACATCGTGGTCACCACCCTTTTTGCTGCACTGGTCCTCTTCACCATCCTGCTGGCCTATGTCACAG GATACCAATTCATCCACACTGAGCAGCACCACCTCTCCTTTGGCCTCTATGGTGCCTTCCTTTCCCTTCATCTCTTACTCCAGAGCCTTTTCGCCTTCCTGGAGCATCGACGGATGAGATGCCCCTCCCGGCCACAGCACCTCCGACGCTCCGTGGCTCTCTGCATTGCCGCctaccaggaggacccagattACCTGAGGAAGTGCCTGCGCAGTGTCCGCCGAATCTCCTTCCCTGGCCTgaaggtggtgctggtggtggatGGGAACCGTGCAGAGGACCACTACATGATTGACATTTTCCAGGAGGTGATGGGTGGGGCTGACCAGGCTGGCAGTATGGTGTGGAAGGGAAACTACCACAGTGAtgggtgtggaggaggaggagtcggAGGTGGAGTGAGGAGCACAGTGCACATGGAGGAGGCAGCACGAGTGGCTCGGCTGGTCAGAGGCTGCCGCTACTCCTGTATCATGCAGGAGTggggagggaaaagagaggtGATGTACACTGCCTTTAAAGCACTGGGAGACAGTGTGGATTATGTGCAG GTGTGTGACTCGGACACAGTTCTAGACCCAGCATGTACCATAGAAATGCTGAAGATCCTTGAGGAAGATCCAATGGTGGGAGGGGTCGGTGGAGACGTGCAg ATCCTTAACAAGTACGACTCCTGGATCTCCTTCCTCAGCAGCGTGCGTTATTGGATGGCCTTCAACATTGAGCGGGCCTGCCAGTCCTACTTTGGGTGCGTCCAGTGTATCAGCGGACCTCTGGGGATGTATAGGAACTCTTTGCTCCAGCGCTTCCTGGAGCCCTGGTACCACCAGACCTTCCTGGGCTCCAAGTGCAGCTTCGGCGATGACCGCCACCTCACCAACCGGGTGCTCAGCTTTGGCTACAAGACAAAATTCACAGCACGATCGCAGTGCCAGACTGAGACACCGACCCAGTATTTGCGATGGCTCAACCAGCAGACTCGATGGAGCAAGTCTTATTTCCGTGAGTGGCTGTATAATGCCCTGTGGTTCCACAAGCACAGCCTCTGGATGACCTATGAGTCCGTGGTCACCggcttcttccctttcttcttgGTTGCCACCGTCATCCATCTCTTCTACCGTGGAAGGCTGTGGAACATCCTGCTCTTCTTATTAACGGTCCAACTGGTTGGGATGGTGAAGGCCACCTATGCCTGTTTCCTGCGTGGCAGCCTGGTGATGATCTTCATGTCCCTGTACTCTCTGCTCTACATGTCCAGCTTGCTCCCTGCCAAAATATTTGCACTGCTCACCATCAACAAGGCTGGATGGGGAACTTCAGGCCGGAGGAAGATTGTGGTAAACTTCATTGGCGCTGTGCCCGTCACAGTGTGGGCTACGGTGCTGCTCGGGGGTGTGGGGTATACAATCTACTGCGAAACACAGGAGCCATTTAGTGAGACAGAGAAAGCCTTGTTGATAGCAGGAACAATACTCTACGCCTGCTACTGGCTTATTCTGCTGGTACTCTACCTGGCAATCGTAGCCAAACGGTGTAACAAGAGGGAAGAGCAGTATCACCTGCCATATGCGGAGGCATAA